Proteins from a genomic interval of Peptococcaceae bacterium:
- a CDS encoding site-specific integrase yields the protein MSRYLTSYLPGQRNVSPNTIRSYRDTFKLFLSYCKHARNLIIEDFSLWFWHNRSA from the coding sequence TTGTCCCGGTATCTCACTTCTTATCTTCCAGGGCAGCGCAATGTCAGCCCCAATACGATCCGATCATACCGGGACACTTTCAAGCTGTTCCTTTCATACTGCAAACATGCTCGCAATCTGATTATTGAAGATTTCTCTCTCTGGTTTTGGCATAATAGAAGTGCATAA